A portion of the Punica granatum isolate Tunisia-2019 chromosome 7, ASM765513v2, whole genome shotgun sequence genome contains these proteins:
- the LOC116215299 gene encoding probable pectinesterase 53 isoform X3 codes for MHASSAITLTQPMASPLSYSYFSLIFFLLISLLGTSSSASSSTSSHRLLTPERANADRFKQWLAWNVKNHRQKSALRSELAAAQLAPNTTWGALDWQLRKAEENTVEVTVSQDGTGDYKSVKEALDTIPLFNTRRVIVKIKPGVYWEKISIPRALPFVTFFGDASDPPTITGNDTASVTGSGGTPLRTFQSATVVVDANYFVAINIRFENTAPHEVGFRGQQAVALRVSGNKAAFYNCSFIGSQDTLYDHKGLHYFNHCFIQGSVDFIFGYGRSLYEVASVTAQKRTESSMASGFSFKNSTVTGTGLIYLGRAWGDYSRVVFSYTFMDKLVLPQGWSDWGKPKRDPRRVYYGEYNCRGPGANTTGRVAWARILSDEEAQPFLGTYYIDGDSWLLSP; via the exons ATGCATGCAAGCTCAGCTATAACACTCACACAGCCAATGGCCTCACCACTCTCCTATTCCTACTTCtccctcatcttcttccttctaATCTCTTTGCTCGGTACCTCGTCGTCGGCATCGTCTTCTACTAGTTCTCATCGATTGTTGACTCCTGAGAGAGCTAACGCTGACAGGTTCAAGCAATGGCTGGCTTGGAATGTCAAAAACCACCGCCAAAAGAGCGCTTTGAGGTCAGAGCTTGCAGCGGCTCAATTAGCCCCGAACACGACCTGGGGAGCTCTTGACTGGCAGCTCAGGAAAGCCGAGGAAAACACGGTTGAAGTGACGGTGAGCCAAGATGGTACCGGAGATTATAAGTCCGTCAAAGAGGCCCTTGATACGATCCCCCTTTTCAACACGAGGAGAGTGATAGTCAAGATCAAGCCCGGGGTCTACTG GGAAAAGATCAGCATCCCTAGAGCTCTCCCCTTTGTGACATTTTTTGGGGACGCTTCCGACCCACCAACCATCACCGGGAACGACACCGCATCAGTCACGGGAAGCGGCGGCACACCGCTAAGGACATTCCAGAGTGCGACAGTCGTAGTGGACGCCAATTATTTTGTGGCCATCAACATTAGGTTTGAG AATACCGCTCCGCACGAGGTTGGATTCAGAGGGCAACAGGCGGTGGCTCTACGCGTATCGGGCAACAAGGCCGCATTCTACAACTGCAGCTTCATTGGGTCACAGGACACACTCTATGACCACAAGGGCCTCCACTATTTCAACCACTGCTTCATCCAAGGCTCTGTTGATTTCATTTTCGGGTACGGGAGGTCACTATATGAG GTGGCCTCTGTGACGGCACAGAAACGTACAGAATCGTCAATGGCAAGCGGGTTCTCCTTCAAGAACAGCACCGTGACAGGTACTGGACTCATCTACCTCGGAAGGGCTTGGGGAGACTATTCGAGGGTCGTCTTCTCGTACACTTTCATGGACAAGCTCGTCCTTCCCCAGGGTTGGAGCGATTGGGGCAAGCCCAAGCGCGACCC CAGAAGAGTGTACTATGGAGAATACAACTGCAGGGGGCCCGGAGCTAACACGACAGGAAGAGTGGCATGGGCAAGGATTCTATCTGATGAAGAAGCTCAGCCCTTCCTCGGAACCTACTACATCGACGGAGACTCTTGGCTTTTAAGCCCTTAA
- the LOC116215299 gene encoding probable pectinesterase 53 isoform X1: MHASSAITLTQPMASPLSYSYFSLIFFLLISLLGTSSSASSSTSSHRLLTPERANADRFKQWLAWNVKNHRQKSALRSELAAAQLAPNTTWGALDWQLRKAEENTVEVTVSQDGTGDYKSVKEALDTIPLFNTRRVIVKIKPGVYWEKISIPRALPFVTFFGDASDPPTITGNDTASVTGSGGTPLRTFQSATVVVDANYFVAINIRFENTAPHEVGFRGQQAVALRVSGNKAAFYNCSFIGSQDTLYDHKGLHYFNHCFIQGSVDFIFGYGRSLYENCYLNSVAKKVASVTAQKRTESSMASGFSFKNSTVTGTGLIYLGRAWGDYSRVVFSYTFMDKLVLPQGWSDWGKPKRDPRRVYYGEYNCRGPGANTTGRVAWARILSDEEAQPFLGTYYIDGDSWLLSP, translated from the exons ATGCATGCAAGCTCAGCTATAACACTCACACAGCCAATGGCCTCACCACTCTCCTATTCCTACTTCtccctcatcttcttccttctaATCTCTTTGCTCGGTACCTCGTCGTCGGCATCGTCTTCTACTAGTTCTCATCGATTGTTGACTCCTGAGAGAGCTAACGCTGACAGGTTCAAGCAATGGCTGGCTTGGAATGTCAAAAACCACCGCCAAAAGAGCGCTTTGAGGTCAGAGCTTGCAGCGGCTCAATTAGCCCCGAACACGACCTGGGGAGCTCTTGACTGGCAGCTCAGGAAAGCCGAGGAAAACACGGTTGAAGTGACGGTGAGCCAAGATGGTACCGGAGATTATAAGTCCGTCAAAGAGGCCCTTGATACGATCCCCCTTTTCAACACGAGGAGAGTGATAGTCAAGATCAAGCCCGGGGTCTACTG GGAAAAGATCAGCATCCCTAGAGCTCTCCCCTTTGTGACATTTTTTGGGGACGCTTCCGACCCACCAACCATCACCGGGAACGACACCGCATCAGTCACGGGAAGCGGCGGCACACCGCTAAGGACATTCCAGAGTGCGACAGTCGTAGTGGACGCCAATTATTTTGTGGCCATCAACATTAGGTTTGAG AATACCGCTCCGCACGAGGTTGGATTCAGAGGGCAACAGGCGGTGGCTCTACGCGTATCGGGCAACAAGGCCGCATTCTACAACTGCAGCTTCATTGGGTCACAGGACACACTCTATGACCACAAGGGCCTCCACTATTTCAACCACTGCTTCATCCAAGGCTCTGTTGATTTCATTTTCGGGTACGGGAGGTCACTATATGAG AACTGTTATTTGAACTCTGTTGCAAAGAAGGTGGCCTCTGTGACGGCACAGAAACGTACAGAATCGTCAATGGCAAGCGGGTTCTCCTTCAAGAACAGCACCGTGACAGGTACTGGACTCATCTACCTCGGAAGGGCTTGGGGAGACTATTCGAGGGTCGTCTTCTCGTACACTTTCATGGACAAGCTCGTCCTTCCCCAGGGTTGGAGCGATTGGGGCAAGCCCAAGCGCGACCC CAGAAGAGTGTACTATGGAGAATACAACTGCAGGGGGCCCGGAGCTAACACGACAGGAAGAGTGGCATGGGCAAGGATTCTATCTGATGAAGAAGCTCAGCCCTTCCTCGGAACCTACTACATCGACGGAGACTCTTGGCTTTTAAGCCCTTAA
- the LOC116215299 gene encoding probable pectinesterase 53 isoform X2: MHASSAITLTQPMASPLSYSYFSLIFFLLISLLGTSSSASSSTSSHRLLTPERANADRFKQWLAWNVKNHRQKSALRSELAAAQLAPNTTWGALDWQLRKAEENTVEVTVSQDGTGDYKSVKEALDTIPLFNTRRVIVKIKPGVYWEKISIPRALPFVTFFGDASDPPTITGNDTASVTGSGGTPLRTFQSATVVVDANYFVAINIRFENTAPHEVGFRGQQAVALRVSGNKAAFYNCSFIGSQDTLYDHKGLHYFNHCFIQGSVDFIFGYGRSLYENCYLNSVAKKVASVTAQKRTESSMASGFSFKNSTVTGTGLIYLGRAWGDYSRVVFSYTFMDKLVLPQGWSDWGKPKRDPRVYYGEYNCRGPGANTTGRVAWARILSDEEAQPFLGTYYIDGDSWLLSP; encoded by the exons ATGCATGCAAGCTCAGCTATAACACTCACACAGCCAATGGCCTCACCACTCTCCTATTCCTACTTCtccctcatcttcttccttctaATCTCTTTGCTCGGTACCTCGTCGTCGGCATCGTCTTCTACTAGTTCTCATCGATTGTTGACTCCTGAGAGAGCTAACGCTGACAGGTTCAAGCAATGGCTGGCTTGGAATGTCAAAAACCACCGCCAAAAGAGCGCTTTGAGGTCAGAGCTTGCAGCGGCTCAATTAGCCCCGAACACGACCTGGGGAGCTCTTGACTGGCAGCTCAGGAAAGCCGAGGAAAACACGGTTGAAGTGACGGTGAGCCAAGATGGTACCGGAGATTATAAGTCCGTCAAAGAGGCCCTTGATACGATCCCCCTTTTCAACACGAGGAGAGTGATAGTCAAGATCAAGCCCGGGGTCTACTG GGAAAAGATCAGCATCCCTAGAGCTCTCCCCTTTGTGACATTTTTTGGGGACGCTTCCGACCCACCAACCATCACCGGGAACGACACCGCATCAGTCACGGGAAGCGGCGGCACACCGCTAAGGACATTCCAGAGTGCGACAGTCGTAGTGGACGCCAATTATTTTGTGGCCATCAACATTAGGTTTGAG AATACCGCTCCGCACGAGGTTGGATTCAGAGGGCAACAGGCGGTGGCTCTACGCGTATCGGGCAACAAGGCCGCATTCTACAACTGCAGCTTCATTGGGTCACAGGACACACTCTATGACCACAAGGGCCTCCACTATTTCAACCACTGCTTCATCCAAGGCTCTGTTGATTTCATTTTCGGGTACGGGAGGTCACTATATGAG AACTGTTATTTGAACTCTGTTGCAAAGAAGGTGGCCTCTGTGACGGCACAGAAACGTACAGAATCGTCAATGGCAAGCGGGTTCTCCTTCAAGAACAGCACCGTGACAGGTACTGGACTCATCTACCTCGGAAGGGCTTGGGGAGACTATTCGAGGGTCGTCTTCTCGTACACTTTCATGGACAAGCTCGTCCTTCCCCAGGGTTGGAGCGATTGGGGCAAGCCCAAGCGCGACCC AAGAGTGTACTATGGAGAATACAACTGCAGGGGGCCCGGAGCTAACACGACAGGAAGAGTGGCATGGGCAAGGATTCTATCTGATGAAGAAGCTCAGCCCTTCCTCGGAACCTACTACATCGACGGAGACTCTTGGCTTTTAAGCCCTTAA
- the LOC116215299 gene encoding probable pectinesterase 49 isoform X4: protein MHASSAITLTQPMASPLSYSYFSLIFFLLISLLGTSSSASSSTSSHRLLTPERANADRFKQWLAWNVKNHRQKSALRSELAAAQLAPNTTWGALDWQLRKAEENTVEVTVSQDGTGDYKSVKEALDTIPLFNTRRVIVKIKPGVYWEKISIPRALPFVTFFGDASDPPTITGNDTASVTGSGGTPLRTFQSATVVVDANYFVAINIRFENTAPHEVGFRGQQAVALRVSGNKAAFYNCSFIGSQDTLYDHKGLHYFNHCFIQGSVDFIFGYGRSLYEDDTELLFELCCKEGGLCDGTETYRIVNGKRVLLQEQHRDRYWTHLPRKGLGRLFEGRLLVHFHGQARPSPGLERLGQAQARPQKSVLWRIQLQGARS, encoded by the exons ATGCATGCAAGCTCAGCTATAACACTCACACAGCCAATGGCCTCACCACTCTCCTATTCCTACTTCtccctcatcttcttccttctaATCTCTTTGCTCGGTACCTCGTCGTCGGCATCGTCTTCTACTAGTTCTCATCGATTGTTGACTCCTGAGAGAGCTAACGCTGACAGGTTCAAGCAATGGCTGGCTTGGAATGTCAAAAACCACCGCCAAAAGAGCGCTTTGAGGTCAGAGCTTGCAGCGGCTCAATTAGCCCCGAACACGACCTGGGGAGCTCTTGACTGGCAGCTCAGGAAAGCCGAGGAAAACACGGTTGAAGTGACGGTGAGCCAAGATGGTACCGGAGATTATAAGTCCGTCAAAGAGGCCCTTGATACGATCCCCCTTTTCAACACGAGGAGAGTGATAGTCAAGATCAAGCCCGGGGTCTACTG GGAAAAGATCAGCATCCCTAGAGCTCTCCCCTTTGTGACATTTTTTGGGGACGCTTCCGACCCACCAACCATCACCGGGAACGACACCGCATCAGTCACGGGAAGCGGCGGCACACCGCTAAGGACATTCCAGAGTGCGACAGTCGTAGTGGACGCCAATTATTTTGTGGCCATCAACATTAGGTTTGAG AATACCGCTCCGCACGAGGTTGGATTCAGAGGGCAACAGGCGGTGGCTCTACGCGTATCGGGCAACAAGGCCGCATTCTACAACTGCAGCTTCATTGGGTCACAGGACACACTCTATGACCACAAGGGCCTCCACTATTTCAACCACTGCTTCATCCAAGGCTCTGTTGATTTCATTTTCGGGTACGGGAGGTCACTATATGAG GATGATACAGAACTGTTATTTGAACTCTGTTGCAAAGAAGGTGGCCTCTGTGACGGCACAGAAACGTACAGAATCGTCAATGGCAAGCGGGTTCTCCTTCAAGAACAGCACCGTGACAGGTACTGGACTCATCTACCTCGGAAGGGCTTGGGGAGACTATTCGAGGGTCGTCTTCTCGTACACTTTCATGGACAAGCTCGTCCTTCCCCAGGGTTGGAGCGATTGGGGCAAGCCCAAGCGCGACCC CAGAAGAGTGTACTATGGAGAATACAACTGCAGGGGGCCCGGAGCTAA
- the LOC116215299 gene encoding probable pectinesterase 49 isoform X5 produces MHASSAITLTQPMASPLSYSYFSLIFFLLISLLGTSSSASSSTSSHRLLTPERANADRFKQWLAWNVKNHRQKSALRSELAAAQLAPNTTWGALDWQLRKAEENTVEVTVSQDGTGDYKSVKEALDTIPLFNTRRVIVKIKPGVYWEKISIPRALPFVTFFGDASDPPTITGNDTASVTGSGGTPLRTFQSATVVVDANYFVAINIRFENTAPHEVGFRGQQAVALRVSGNKAAFYNCSFIGSQDTLYDHKGLHYFNHCFIQGSVDFIFGYGRSLYEDDTELLFELCCKEGGLCDGTETYRIVNGKRVLLQEQHRDRYWTHLPRKGLGRLFEGRLLVHFHGQARPSPGLERLGQAQARPKSVLWRIQLQGARS; encoded by the exons ATGCATGCAAGCTCAGCTATAACACTCACACAGCCAATGGCCTCACCACTCTCCTATTCCTACTTCtccctcatcttcttccttctaATCTCTTTGCTCGGTACCTCGTCGTCGGCATCGTCTTCTACTAGTTCTCATCGATTGTTGACTCCTGAGAGAGCTAACGCTGACAGGTTCAAGCAATGGCTGGCTTGGAATGTCAAAAACCACCGCCAAAAGAGCGCTTTGAGGTCAGAGCTTGCAGCGGCTCAATTAGCCCCGAACACGACCTGGGGAGCTCTTGACTGGCAGCTCAGGAAAGCCGAGGAAAACACGGTTGAAGTGACGGTGAGCCAAGATGGTACCGGAGATTATAAGTCCGTCAAAGAGGCCCTTGATACGATCCCCCTTTTCAACACGAGGAGAGTGATAGTCAAGATCAAGCCCGGGGTCTACTG GGAAAAGATCAGCATCCCTAGAGCTCTCCCCTTTGTGACATTTTTTGGGGACGCTTCCGACCCACCAACCATCACCGGGAACGACACCGCATCAGTCACGGGAAGCGGCGGCACACCGCTAAGGACATTCCAGAGTGCGACAGTCGTAGTGGACGCCAATTATTTTGTGGCCATCAACATTAGGTTTGAG AATACCGCTCCGCACGAGGTTGGATTCAGAGGGCAACAGGCGGTGGCTCTACGCGTATCGGGCAACAAGGCCGCATTCTACAACTGCAGCTTCATTGGGTCACAGGACACACTCTATGACCACAAGGGCCTCCACTATTTCAACCACTGCTTCATCCAAGGCTCTGTTGATTTCATTTTCGGGTACGGGAGGTCACTATATGAG GATGATACAGAACTGTTATTTGAACTCTGTTGCAAAGAAGGTGGCCTCTGTGACGGCACAGAAACGTACAGAATCGTCAATGGCAAGCGGGTTCTCCTTCAAGAACAGCACCGTGACAGGTACTGGACTCATCTACCTCGGAAGGGCTTGGGGAGACTATTCGAGGGTCGTCTTCTCGTACACTTTCATGGACAAGCTCGTCCTTCCCCAGGGTTGGAGCGATTGGGGCAAGCCCAAGCGCGACCC AAGAGTGTACTATGGAGAATACAACTGCAGGGGGCCCGGAGCTAA
- the LOC116215300 gene encoding nifU-like protein 1, chloroplastic, translating to MASSLTVTRLPVTPSPSPATPTKSSRHPPRRIPAGIGVGPRRRLSIKTRTAIRASDSGAAASSSPSPGLYSAQKFELTVQNVDLVLEDVRPYLIADGGNVDVVSVEDGIVSLQLQGACGSCPSSTTTMQMGIERVLKEKFADAIKDIRQVYDEEVNETTAEAVNRHLDILRPAIKNYGGSVEVLSVEGVECLVKYVGPESIGSGIKAAIKEKFPDITNVVLTD from the exons ATGGCGTCTTCCCTCACCGTAACTAGGCTGCCCGTAACTCCGTCGCCTTCTCCGGCGACCCCGACCAAATCCTCCCGGCACCCACCACGCCGAATTCCAGCAGGAATTGGAGTGGGGCCCCGGAGACGGCTGTCCATCAAGACGAGGACGGCTATCAGGGCCTCGGACTCGGGCGCCGCCGCCTCCTCCAGTCCTTCTCCTGGACTTTACTCCGCCCAGAAGTTCGAGCTCACAGTCCAGAACGTCGACCTGGTTCTCGAGGACGTGAGGCCGTATCTGATTGCCGACGGCGGGAACGTCGACGTCGTGTCGGTTGAGGACGGCATCGTCTCACTCCAGCTTCAGG gggcatgcGGGAGCTGTCCCAGTTCGACTACTACAATGCAGATGGGAATCGAAAGGGTTCTGAAAGAGAAGTTCGCGGACGCAATCAAAGACATTAGGCAGGTGTATGATGAGGAAGTTAACGAGACCACTGCTGAG GCAGTGAATCGCCACCTCGACATACTGAGGCCGGCTATTAAGAACTATGGTGGGTCAGTCGAAGTATTATCGGTTGAAGGCGTGGAGTGCCTCGTCAAGTATGTGGGACCTGAGTCCATTGGATCGGGAATCAAAGCAGCAATTAAGGAGAAGTTCCCAGATATCACCAACGTTGTCCTCACGGACTAG
- the LOC116213733 gene encoding uncharacterized protein LOC116213733 — protein sequence MALVTVVLNGETYHAWSQAVLRSNNSMIMLWITNSTEQSLQGAAAYTQTAAVMWEELKQQFSQGNAPRVRLIKADISNLKKGGCSVLSYFAELKRLCDELEGYLEPSVCTCRGCTSGAAKNAARNKEIEKLHIDSVWEVKDFSTLLNLTCY from the exons ATGGCTCTTGTCACCGTGGTTCTCAATGGAGAGACCTACCACGCTTGGTCTCAGGCAGTGCTCAGG TCAAACAATTCCATGATCATGCTATGGATCACCAACTCGACAGAGCAAAGCTTGCAAGGAGCGGCTGCATATACACAAACTGCTGCTGTGATGTGGGAGGAATTGAAGCAGCAATTCTCCCAGGGCAATGCACCAAGAGTACGGCTGATCAAGGCGGACATCAGTAATCTCAAGAAAGGAGGGTGTTCTGTTCTAAGTTATTTCGCCGAACTGAAGAGGCTGTGCGATGAACTTGAGGGATACCTTGAGCCTTCTGTGTGTACCTGCAGAGGATGTACATCTGGAGCTGCCAAGAACGCGGCCAGAAACAAGGAAATCGAAAAGTTGCACATAGATTCTGTTTGGGAAGTAAAAGATTTTTCAACTCTGCTTAATTTAACTTGCTACTAG